A region from the Lolium perenne isolate Kyuss_39 chromosome 4, Kyuss_2.0, whole genome shotgun sequence genome encodes:
- the LOC127325690 gene encoding putative receptor protein kinase ZmPK1, with protein sequence MAPPPSLLLPTASLLCSFALLSISRAVAHDILPLRSSLTVEAFQTDMLQSSDGTFSCGFYNIYTNAFTFSIWYSKAANKTVVWSANRDRPVHVKRSTLALQRDGNMVLRDYDGTVVWQAGGNFRNVQYAQLLNTGNFILKDTNGKTIWQSFDSPTDTFLPTQPITASTKLVPTTQSPVPGNYIFRFSDLSVLSLIYDTPEASDIYWPDPDQTLYQDNRNQYNNTRLGMLDNNGSFGSSDFADGQPLVASDAGPGIKRRLTLDSDGNLRLYSLNESDGSWKISMVALSLACNVHGVCGPNGICHYSPKPACSCAPGYVMRNPGNWTEGCNAIVNITCHNQEPMKFVRLPQTDFWGSDQRHIRSVSLHACKRTCMGDCTCKGFQYQEDTGSCYPKAGLFSGRTYPSTDVRTIYLKLPSKVNVSSTTFRYSDVFDSAPPSLDCNQMSSILPNLEVHNNGVEESKWFYFYGFIVAIFVVEVSFIAFAWFFVLGRELRPSEIWAAEEGYKVMTSHFRRYSYGELVKATIDFKVELGRGSSGVVYKGVLEDERPVALKKLEHISRGKEEFQAELSVIARIYHMNLVRIWGFCSEGSHRLLVCEYIENGSLASILFSDKNNISLDWKQRFNIALGVAKGLAYLHHECLEWVIHCDVKPENILLDKNFEPKITDFGLAKLLSRGGSSENTSHVRGTTGYIAPEWISGLPITSKVDVYSYGVVLLELLSGSRVSELTVGSDAEVHSMLRKLVTTLADKLEGNDESWIDRFVDCKLSGQFSYVQARTLVKLVVSCLEEDRRKRSTMESIVQTLLSFDEANK encoded by the coding sequence ATGGCTCCTCCTCCTTCACTTCTGCTTCCCACCGCATCCCTCCTCTGCTCATTTGCTCTCCTTTCAATTTCAAGAGCTGTAGCACATGACATTCTTCCCTTGAGATCCTCTCTAACCGTCGAAGCCTTCCAAACTGACATGCTGCAATCATCAGATGGCACCTTCTCCTGTGGTTTCTACAACATCTACACCAATGCCTTCACATTTTCAATATGGTATTCCAAGGCGGCAAACAAAACCGTCGTGTGGAGTGCAAATCGCGACCGCCCTGTCCATGTCAAAAGGTCAACCCTGGCCTTGCAGAGGGATGGAAATATGGTCCTAAGAGATTATGATGGCACAGTTGTGTGGCAAGCTGGTGGCAACTTCAGAAATGTCCAGTATGCTCAGCTGTTGAATACTGGGAATTTCATCTTGAAGGATACCAATGGCAAGACAATATGGCAAAGTTTTGATTCACCCACAGACACTTTCCTACCAACTCAGCCCATCACTGCTTCTACAAAGTTAGTGCCTACAACCCAATCACCTGTTCCTGGTAACTACATCTTCCGTTTCAGTGATCTATCAGTACTGTCACTTATATATGACACTCCTGAAGCTTCGGATATATACTGGCCAGACCCTGATCAGACTCTCTACCAGGATAATAGAAACCAGTACAACAATACTAGGTTGGGGATGTTGGACAACAACGGGAGTTTCGGGTCGAGTGATTTTGCTGATGGTCAACCACTTGTGGCCTCTGATGCAGGGCCTGGGATTAAGAGAAGGCTAACTCTGGATTCTGACGGTAATCTCCGGTTGTACAGCTTGAATGAATCAGATGGTTCATGGAAAATTTCAATGGTAGCACTGTCCCTTGCTTGCAACGTCCATGGCGTATGCGGTCCTAATGGAATCTGTCACTACTCACCTAAACCTGCATGTTCATGCGCACCAGGCTATGTGATGAGGAACCCAGGTAACTGGACTGAAGGCTGTAATGCTATTGTCAACATAACATGTCATAATCAGGAACCTATGAAGTTTGTGAGACTCCCGCAGACAGATTTTTGGGGCTCCGATCAGCGGCATATTCGCTCGGTTTCTTTACATGCTTGTAAGAGGACCTGCATGGGTGACTGCACCTGCAAAGGCTTTCAATACCAGGAAGATACAGGGTCATGCTATCCGAAAGCTGGTCTTTTTAGTGGACGGACCTATCCATCAACCGATGTGCGAACAATATATCTCAAGCTTCCTTCCAAGGTGAATGTTTCAAGCACAACTTTTCGTTACTCGGACGTGTTTGATTCTGCACCACCTAGTCTTGATTGCAACCAGATGAGCAGCATACTACCAAATCTAGAAGTGCATAACAATGGTGTGGAAGAATCAAAGTGGTTCTACTTCTACGGTTTCATAGTTGCAATTTTTGTTGTTGAAGTTTCCTTTATAGCATTCGCATGGTTCTTTGTTCTGGGAAGAGAGCTTAGGCCATCAGAGATATGGGCGGCCGAGGAAGGATACAAAGTGATGACTAGTCATTTTCGAAGATACAGTTACGGAGAACTAGTGAAGGCGACAATAGATTTCAAAGTTGAGCTAGGAAGGGGAAGTTCAGGCGTAGTGTACAAAGGTGTCTTAGAAGATGAAAGACCAGTTGCTCTGAAAAAGCTGGAGCATATTAGTCGGGGTAAGGAAGAGTTCCAGGCTGAGCTGAGTGTGATTGCCAGGATTTACCACATGAATCTAGTGAGAATATGGGGGTTTTGTTCAGAGGGATCTCACAGGCTGTTGGTTTGTGAATATATCGAGAATGGCTCACTGGCTAGCATTTTGTTCAGTGACAAAAACAATATCTCGCTGGACTGGAAGCAACGGTTCAATATTGCGTTAGGAGTTGCGAAAGGATTGGCCTATCTTCACCATGAGTGCTTGGAATGGGTCATtcattgtgatgtgaaacctgagAATATACTGTTGGACAAGAACTTTGAGCCTAAGATCACTGACTTTGGATTGGCAAAGTTACTAAGCAGAGGTGGGTCCAGTGAGAACACATCTCATGTCCGAGGAACGACAGGTTACATTGCTCCTGAGTGGATTTCTGGCCTCCCTATCACGTCGAAAGTTGATGTGTATAGCTATGGAGTTGTGCTTCTTGAGCTTTTATCTGGAAGCAGAGTCTCGGAGTTGACCGTCGGTTCAGATGCAGAGGTGCATAGTATGCTCAGGAAGCTTGTCACGACGCTTGCAGATAAACTGGAAGGAAATGATGAATCTTGGATCGACAGATTTGTGGATTGCAAATTGAGTGGACAATTCAGCTATGTACAAGCTAGAACATTGGTCAAACTGGTCGTTTCTTGTTTGGAGGAAGATAGAAGAAAGAGATCAACTATGGAATCTATTGTCCAGACTCTCCTATCATTTGATGAAGCGAACAAGTAG
- the LOC127325691 gene encoding protein NPGR2, with protein sequence MMEGREQRRRPRKLLCWMAMQCLCSGEQAVRVDELAPANGEVELQANNASIQEAELSLREGDSLNYEEARALLAKVEYQRGHVEEALRMLNGINIPAMIPDVKISITRLARAQPDSGYPPMSLHSVNLIMETIYLKTIALRDLGKFKEAAEQCSTILDVIESALPEGLPANFGYGSNFNATICSAIKLLPELWKLEDSLPEALSSYRRALLRNWNLDSKTIGTIQKEFAIFLLYSGCEACTPTLRPQSHGSFVPENNFEEAILLLMILLMKFNLGWLERDLTVMHHLTFALSMSGRLKPLATQFEKLLPSVLHSREWMYNVALCYLAEEDDLTSLNLLRMILRFGEDSSCIKELLLSSKICSENGACAEEGASYARRALVSLNGGCDQLEVVADLLLGISLSHHARYALSGTARDTQQREALEVLRVAGKKMQPRDYKLLYNLSLENAEQRKLEAAASYAKKLLKLENGSELKSWLLIARIMSAQKQFKNAESIVNAALDQTEKWCHVDLLQTKAKIRAANGQFKKAIETYTQLLAVIELRTKNSRSGKMVLQGSKDDRSRETETWYDLALVYLSLSQWRDAEICISKIKAINAYSPLAYHSTGKLHEARGFLKEALGAYSTALDLEPKHVPSLISAAVALRQLGGRPLPAARTFLTDALRLDRTNHVACFNLGLTYEDEGGSSSALEVAECFETAALLEETAPPEPFR encoded by the exons ATGATGGAGGGCAGAGAACAGAGGAGGCGACCTCGTAAACTGTTGTGCTGGATGGCGATGCAATGCCTGTGCTCCGGGGAGCAGGCCGTTCGGGTGGATGAGCTGGCCCCAGCAAATGGCGAAGTCGAGTTGCAGGCCAACAATGCCAGTATTCAGGAAGCCGAGTTGTCCCTTCGGGAGGGTGATTCCCTTAACTACGAG GAAGCAAGGGCATTGCTAGCAAAAGTAGAATACCAAAGGGGGCATGTTGAAGAAGCACTTCGTATGCTTAATGGGATAAATATACCTGCAATGATTCCTGATGTGAAAATTTCAATCACTAGATTAGCAAGGGCTCAACCAGATTCCGGTTATCCTCCAATGTCCTTGCATTCTGTTAATCTAATAATGGAGACCATATATCTCAAAACTATAGCACTTCGTGATCTTGGAAAGTTCAAAG AAGCTGCAGAGCAGTGCAGTACGATATTGGACGTTATAGAGTCGGCACTGCCTGAGGGTTTACCAGCCAACTTTGGATATGGTAGTAACTTTAATGCAACAATATGCAGTGCCATCAAGTTGCTTCCTGAGCTATGGAAATTAGAAGATTCCCTCCCTGAAGCTCTCTCGTCATATAGGAGAGCTCTTCTTAGAAATTGGAACCTCGATTCAAAGACCATTGGTACAATACAAAAGGAGTTTGCTATTTTTCTCCTATACAGTGGCTGTGAGGCCTGCACTCCAACCCTTCGACCCCAATCACATGGTTCATTTGTGCCTGAAAACAATTTTGAAGAAGCTATTCTTCtcttgatgattttattgatgaaATTCAACCTTGGATGGCTTGAGAGAGACCTAACTGTGATGCATCATCTTACTTTTGCATTGTCCATGTCAGGGCGGTTAAAACCTTTAGCCACCCAGTTTGAGAAACTATTACCTAGTGTGTTACACAGCAGAGAGTGGATGTACAATGTTGCGTTGTGTTACCTGGCAGAAGAAGATGATCTAACTTCCCTCAATCTGCTCAGAATGATATTGAGGTTTGGAGAGGACTCCAGTTGTATCAAAGAACTTCTTCTATCTTCAAAAATTTGTAGCGAGAATGGTGCATGTGCTGAAGAAGGTGCCTCCTACGCACGCCGAGCCCTTGTTAGTCTAAATGGTGGTTGTGACCAGTTAGAGGTTGTTGCGGACCTTTTACTTGGCATTTCGCTCTCCCATCATGCTAGATATGCTTTGAGTGGTACGGCAAGAGATACTCAGCAGCGTGAAGCACTTGAGGTGCTCCGTGTTGCTGGAAAGAAGATGCAACCCAGGGATTACAAGTTACTGTACAATCTCAGCCTAGAAAATGCTGAGCAGAGGAAACTAGAGGCAGCAGCTTCATATGCAAAGAAGCTACTGAAATTGGAGAATGGATCAGAACTAAAGAGTTGGCTCCTTATTGCTCGGATCATGAGTGCTCAAAAACAGTTTAAAAATGCTGAATCTATTGTAAATGCTGCCCTTGATCAGACTGAGAAGTGGTGTCACGTAGATCTGTTGCAGACCAAAGCCAAGATTCGGGCTGCAAACGGGCAATTTAAGAAGGCAATTGAAACTTATACGCAGCTTCTTGCTGTCATTGAACTTAGGACGAAAAATTCCCGCTCTGGGAAGATGGTGTTACAG GGCTCGAAGGATGATAGAAGTAGGGAAACAGAGACATGGTACGATCTGGCCCTTGTGTACCTAAGCTTGTCACAGTGGAGGGATGCAGAAATTTGCATATCGAAAATAAAAGCTATCAATGCATATTCCCCCTTGGCTTATCATTCTACAG GAAAGCTACATGAGGCAAGAGGGTTTCTCAAGGAAGCTCTTGGAGCATACTCCACAGCATTAGACCTTGAACCTAAGCACGTACCAAGTTTGATATCAGCCGCCGTTGCTCTTCGGCAGCTTGGCGGGAGGCCCTTGCCTGCCGCAAGGACCTTCCTAACTGACGCGCTGAGACTGGACAGAACAAATCATGTTGCATGTTTTAACCTTGGTTTAACCTATGAAGATGAAGGGGGTAGTTCATCAGCACTTGAAGTTGCTGAATGTTTTGAGACGGCTGCTCTTCTGGAAGAAACGGCCCCGCCGGAACCTTTCAGATGA
- the LOC127325669 gene encoding uncharacterized protein, protein MMRSEPTENCSTNWRSCETHDPCTMMQIFSLKLAYPRPAGDQVQVYGFMAVRDTLDPLRNYVFNRSRDDPFIVEQEDGHIQMSGPKRGIRWHDMVLVEFDMRIKRGDDEENDLQLMDGAVWFNDRTLTHCRVATERIDGDYGSVDICYGLLQSSVEATVQIRVVELLGGFSLHATAFYISNLVHQEIQLFNGVIPGPDGCQIYKLAKSVVGRGGMTVGEPYTSNLVSSGGRRRYEPEKCAIAAGGGGQRYEVGRYVIAFPRSAKLALKLKIRQNGGSSDCEEVARFYISPASTHGSDPFAFDLGFATIHVNISWSTLPQPRLMSRRSLGMR, encoded by the coding sequence ATGATGAGGTCGGAGCCAACCGAGAATTGTTCGACGAACTGGAGGTCCTGTGAAACACAcgatccttgcaccatgatgcaaATATTCTCACTGAAGCTGGCATATCCTCGTCCAGCTGGTGACCAAGTTCAGGTGTACGGATTCATGGCTGTCCGGGACACTCTGGACCCTCTACGTAACTACGTCTTCAACCGCAGCAGGGACGATCCTTTCATCGTCGAACAAGAGGATGGACATATTCAAATGTCCGGCCCCAAGAGAGGCATCCGGTGGCACGACATGGTGCTAGTCGAGTTTGACATGCGAATCAAGAGAGGGGATGACGAAGAGAATGATCTGCAGCTCATGGATGGTGCCGTCTGGTTCAATGACCGGACCTTGACACACTGTAGAGTGGCCACGGAACGCATCGACGGCGACTACGGCTCAGTGGACATATGCTACGGGCTCCTGCAAAGCTCGGTGGAGGCCACTGTGCAGATCCGCGTGGTGGAGCTGCTCGGTGGCTTCAGCCTCCATGCCACGGCATTTTACATCAGTAATCTGGTGCACCAGGAGATACAGCTGTTTAATGGCGTCATCCCTGGTCCTGATGGTTGTCAGATATATAAGCTAGCGAAGTCTGTGGTTGGTCGTGGTGGTATGACTGTGGGTGAACCATATACTAGTAATTTGGTTTCTTCTGGTGGTCGTCGGAGATATGAGCCAGAAAAGTGTGCGATTGCTGCTGGTGGCGGTGGTCAGAGATACGAGGTAGGTAGGTATGTCATTGCTTTTCCCAGGTCCGCTAAGTTGGCTCTGAAGCTGAAGATCCGTCAGAACGGTGGCTCATCGGATTGTGAGGAAGTAGCGAGATTCTATATCAGTCCAGCTAGCACGCATGGAAGTGACCCCTTCGCTTTCGACCTCGGCTTCGCGACCatacatgtgaacatctcttggtcAACATTGCCCCAGCCTCGGCTCATGTCTAGAAGATCTCTTGGTATGCGATGA